A window of Methanobrevibacter boviskoreani JH1 genomic DNA:
ACCCATTAAACGACGGCCAACTGCGTCAGGTTTTAACATAACATAAGTTTTTTGAATCATTGTTTAACCCATTTAACTTTTCTTGGTACTCTACCAAGTTTAATCATATTTTTTTCACATTTACTACTACAAAAGAAATAGACAGATCCATCTTTTTTAACATACATTTTTCCTGTACCATCTACTATTTCTT
This region includes:
- a CDS encoding 50S ribosomal protein L24e → MRTCSFCGKEIVDGTGKMYVKKDGSVYFFCSSKCEKNMIKLGRVPRKVKWVKQ